ATTGGGCAAAGTGGCTCTGGCAAAAGTTTGACGGCAAGTGTACTGGTACAACAATATCCGAGTGCTTTAACTGTTTCCTTTGACAGTTATCTCTACCAACAACAATCTATCGACAATGTAAAACGATTGTTAGGGAATAAAATTGGTTATATCTCGCAAAATTATGCCTACAGCTTCAATGACCATACCAAACTTAAAAAACAACTCTTAGCCATTTACCGTACGCACCGTGATGTCTCTAAAGCTGAGGCGCAGCAACAAATCAAAAGGGCACTTGGATGGGTCAATTTAGACAGCACAGAAATTTTAGAGAAATATCGCTTTATGCTTTCTGGGGGCCAGCTAGAAAGAGTCTATATAGCAAGTGTTTTAATGCTAGAACCTGAACTGATAATTGCAGATGAACCTACAGCAGCCTTAGATGTTATAAATGGTAAACGTATAATGGATTTAATACAACATATTGCTAAAGAACATCATACAACGTTGCTGCTTATTACGCATAATCTCTCGCATGTTTTAAAATACGCTGATTATATCAATATCATTAAAAACGGTGAAATGGTTGAACAAGGTTCAGCAAACTATTTTAAGACTGCGAAGTTGCAACCTTATACGCAACAATTATTCAATGCTCGAAGTAAGTTGATTAGGAAGGAAGATCATCATGCTGAAACTTAAAAATGTATCTTTTTCATATGCAGAACAACCTGTATTAGAGCACCTCAATTTGGCGATATCGGCAGGGGAGCTGATAGGAGTTATAGGGGAGAGTGGTTCAGGTAAAAGCACTCTTATGGAACTAATACTAGGAGAATTGGAACCTGATGAAGGGATAATAGATAGCAATACACAACGTATTCTGCCGATCTTCCAACAAGCTTCACAAAGCTTTAATCCTAGACAGCGACTTAAAATTGCTTTACAAGAACCATTGAAATACTATGCTAATGCCGAAAAATCTTTCGACCAAATTGTATTGCCGTTGATGGAACAGCTGGATTTAGATAAATCGTTATTAAATCGTTATCCAGGCCAAGTCAGCGGCGGTCAATTACAACGCTTTAATGTTCTGAGAACTGTAATGTTGCAGCCGGATATATTAATTTGTGATGAGATTACAGCCAGTTTAGACGTTATAGCAGAAAATAAATTAATCGACATATTAAAACAAATTCATGCTGAACAACAATCTACGATGATCATGATTTCACATGATATTGCTGTATTAAATCAGATAGTTGATCGGATAATTGTTTTAAATAAAAGAACTATTGTGGATGATTTCAAAACTCAAGATTTGTTTAGCGATGAACGTAATGACTATACCAAAGCATTAATCGATGTCTATCAAGAATAACGTAGCAAACACACCAGATATAGAAGGCTGGTGTGTTTTTTAGTATAATTTTAGATTATGTAAACTAAAAATTCCTTTTGTACAGATCAAATTTACAGTATATATGTATGTAACTAAGTTTGCTGTTTCTATCGTTACTTAGTTGTATTTGATATATCGATATAGATGGTTGCTATAACCGTTATCGTTATACATGTCTCTATATCGATATAGTCGAAACGTAAAACCTCATACGTATGAAAGTACTAATGCATCAACGAGTAAAGTTCAAAGTCAATCATACGTATTAAAAACTTAAATTTGTAAACGCAGCTTTATAAAGGTATATAACAAAATAGGGTTATGAAAGGTACTCTCTCTCACTCTATAGTTAACTTCCTATAATATATATTATGTAAACTAAAATATCAAAAACAAAATACTACTTTCACATATCTTTATTATTCCGCTTATTACAACTGTTTACTTATTTACTGTATTTAAATACTTATTTTAATGTGCTATCCGACTTCATTGATTTCAATTAGCTGCTTGCTCGTTTATATAACATAAATTAAACGTCTTTAATCATGTAGCTAGTTATTCAAGTTTGAGCTAATTTATTATGATCACTGGCTCTGAATTTCTAGCATCTATGGATAATGAATCACCAAAGTCATTTTTCAATGCAACTCAGACGTTCTCTCAGCATCATTGATTCATCAATTAACGCACAAATTGCTAGAAATTACGAATCACTAACAACAATCTCTATAATTTGATCTATAGTTTGCTATCTTTAAAAATACTAATGCTGTACGGTACGACCGATTGGTAATTTAAAGCTTGTTTATATAATTAAGGATATCTTTATCATGATCTAGACACTCATAACTTGAATTAACAATCCTAAACCACTAGATTTAATTAATAAATACTATTTAGTTTACATAACATAGATATAGTTATATTTATTCGTTGTTTATATTTCACTATTTGCAACTTTTATGCAACTATCTGTTTGACGCTTTCCAGCATAGAAATTGAATTCATGCCTCTGAAGATAGTCACTTTTTAGACATAACTTTCAACTTTTTTACGTTATTTTTACATAAAAGTAAAGGTTTAGGGTATTCATGTATATATACTTTTATAAAGAGGTGTTTATATTTATGTCAACTAAAAACATCAGATGGTCAAGTTTGCTTATCGGGATCTTATTTGCGATTATCGCTATTTTAGCTGTAAGTTTTCCAGTTCAAAATATTTATGCTATTACTTGGCTCATTGGTATTTTCTTCATTGCTAATGGTATTATGGAGTTATTCTTTAGACGTTTAACTAAAGCTTTCGTAGGAATTTCAAGCGGTTGGATTCTCCTATTAGGTATCTTAAATATCATTTTCGGTATTTTACTTATTATCTTTCCAGGTGCGGGTTCAACATTTATTATTTATCTATTTGCTTTTTGGTTTATCTTCAGCTCTGTGCTTGGAATTTTTGTGGTTACACCTGAAGAACGAACAAGCAAATGGTATCATTTCTTCTCAGTGCTCGTTAATATTATTGGCGTGATTGCAGGTATTATCTTGCTCTTCAATCCGTTATTAGGTGCATTTGCTGTGGCTTTCTTCGTCAGTGTAATGTTCTTACTCATCGGAATCAACTATATTTTTGATGCATTCGCACATTAATATAAAAAAAGAGTGCTTTTGAGGGATTTTTCCTTAAAAGCACTCTTTTTTTATTCATCACTACCCTACTCTATTACTTTTTAATTTTCTTTCTTACATTATCTAAAGTAGTAAAAATCCAATATTTCACTTTTTGAATAGGTTTATAGAAGTCACCGATCAACTCTTCAATTTGCACATTAAATCCACGCTTGAAGCGGTACACTCCGTAGTCTTCACTGTCTTCAGTAAAATCACCTGATAAACCATAGAAATTATATCTATCGTAGCCATGTTCAAAGCAATAGTTAATCATATACCAATGCATCATATAAGGACCCATGTATTGGTTGTATTTTTCAGAAGAACCGCCTGAGAAATAATTGACTTCATACGCGTTTGTAAAGTAAACACCTGCAGCTAAGTCAAGGATTGAGCCGTCTGTTTGGCGCAATTCACTCGCTTTAAGCAATTCTTTTTGATCATGATCAATTTGTTTATCTAGTTCAGAAATTTTCTTCAGTTGTTTATCTGATTTATTTTCTTTAGCCATCATTTGATCGCGGCGACTTTCTTTGTCGTTAAGCCCTTCTTGCAATGATTTAATATATTCATCTAAATCAATGTAAGCTAATGGTACTAATACTTTATCACCGTAGTGTTCGATAAAGTTTTTAAAATAATCGTCTGTTTTTGAAGCGAATCCTGCACGCTCTTCAGTCTCACGATAAAGTTTAAAGAAACGATCCAATTCATCTGGACCTAAGAACTTCACTTTAACGCCATGGTTAATTGCTTTATTGATATTACGTTTACGTTGGCTATCAAATTTCTTTTTGATAGAGGCAGGTGTTTCATCTTTTAAATCTAGTACACCCATCCAACGCACTTGACTTGATGAATCGTACTGTGTTGTAAAGCCGTGGTGTTGATAACCATGCGCTTTAAATAAGTTCACGATTGCATCATTTTGTTGACGGCTTGGGAAAGGATTAATATCTTTGTCGTAAATGTGATAAATCCAGTATGGATCTAATTTAACATAAAGACATTGATGTTGGCGTAAGTACTTTTCTAACTCCCGCAAATAAAATTCGACTAATCCTAAGTCGCTATAATCCATAACTGGACCACGATTTGAATAATAAACATAACTTCCCATAGTCGGTATTTTAGAGAATAAACTTGCTGCGATTACTTGGTTGTCATCATTCTTAATCCCTAATAACACTACTTCAAAACCGTCAGCTTCACGTGTCCCTATGTTCTCTTTAGTTTGAAAATAGTGGCTTTCAAGTGATGGATTTTGAACAAAATTGTCGTATTCTTTAACTGTCAACTCTGTAAATTTCATTGATTTATTTCCCTTCTACCATATGTTTATCTATCTTTGATTTTCTTCAAAGTTGTATAAAGCTTATACATTGGCTTATTAATAGGTGCAATAAAGTCTCCAACATACTCAATTACATCTGCATTAAATCCTTTTTTAAATTTCACAACGCCAGCGTCTTCGGCATCATCTGTAAAATGCCCGCTGATTCCGTAAAAGTTATAACGATTAATACCATGCTCAATAGCATAATTAATCATTTCCCATTGTACAGCGTAACTGCCCGCAAAATGACGGAACTCATTAGCAGTACCGCCTGCATAATAAACGACTTCGAATGGATTGATAATAAAGAAGCCGGCTGAAATCGGCAGCTCATTCCCGTGTTTTTGCTGTAATTCTTTTGCTTCTGCTACTTTTTGGTGATGTGCTTCTAATTGTTTTTCAAGATTTGCTTTCTTTTTCGCAGCTTTTTGATTATCCGGATTTTTATTCAAATCTTTTTCAGCTTTATTGATTTCTTTTTCCAAATTCTTTTGTTCAGTTCCTAACTCATTCAAATATTCATTGAAATCAATATAAGCCATTGGTACTAATACACGGTCTTTATAATGTTTCAAACGATGGTAATAAAACTCATCTTCACGGTCGTCAAAATCTTTAGCTTCAGCCGTATCTTCCATAAAACCTCGGAAAATATCCATATCTTCTTCACCTAAGAAGCGGATTTTAACACCATTTCGTTTTACTTTCTTAGTATTACGTTTACGCAAGCTGTCCATTCCTTTAAGTACATCTTGCGGTGATTTGTCTTTTAAGTCTAAGACTGAATGGAAACGGATTTGAATAATCGGATCAAAGCCTGTTGTAAAACCTTGATGATGATAACCTAAGTCTTCCATTTTATCAAAAATCCAGTCGTTCCCGGCATTTCCCGTAATTTCACCATCATGATTACGATATTGGTATGGTAAGTATGGATCCACACGCAAGTACAATGCGTTATATTGTTTAACATAAGCTTTTAATTCTCTGAAGAAATAATGAACCAGTTCTTTGTTATCATAATCGATAACAGGACCTCTATTTGAATAGAAATATTTAAAGAATTTCATTACTGGTACAGCTGTAAGCAGACAAGCTGCAATCACATTGTCATCATTATCTTTCACACCAACGAGATGTGTTTCAGTTCCTTCAGCAACTTTCAACTCATAGTTGCCTACCATTTGGGTAAAATGGCTGTATGGCATTTTATCAGTAAATGCTCCGAATTCAGCTGTAGTCAAATTGGTAAACTTCATATTTTAATAACTCCTAATTCGTATTCTCTATCTTATTTATCATTTGCAATTATGGATTTCAATCTTAATCATTATACAATACCCGTATAAAAAACTAAAATTGTAACCATTCAAAATAAGGAATGAATTTTATGTATTCGGTGCAGTGTTATAACATTAATTTTTCGTTAATATGTTTTAATGTCGATTATCAGCAAGTTCATATTTTTCCTCGTCTCTCTATCATAACATGCAGTGGTAGATGTTGCTTATGATAACACCTGAAAAACAGGAAGAGGATTGGAACAAATAAATGTCCCAATCCTTCTAATCTCAATCAATATTATATTTATGAATTTGCTGTAGCTTTCGTTTCATCTAATGCACGACGGATGCTTTGTAAATATTCACGAATCGATGTTTCGCTATCATTAGCGAAACGTTTTACAATTTCACTGCCGATGACAATACCATCTGTAAATTCAGAAAGTGTGGCAACTTGTTCTGGATTTCTGATGCCGAAGCCAGCTACTACTGGTACTTCAGCATTTTCTTGAATATATTCGATTTTATTACGCAATTCTGGATGAAACTGTCCGTTTTCTCCAGTTGTTGCGTTCATCGTTACCGTGTAGATAAACCCTTCAGCATGTTGTGCGATCTTTTGAATACGGTCATCTGAAGCGGTCATCGCAATTAATGAAATAATCTTAACGTTGCTGTCTTTAAAGCGCGCTTTCAATTGTTCGCCTAATTCAAATGGTAAATCAGGTATGATTAATCCATATACGCCTGCTTCTTCGCAATCTTGGATGAATTTTTCTTCTCCATAATGCAAGATAATATTATAGTATGTCATTAGTACATACTTTGTATCTTTCAATTCTTCTTTATGTGCTTTTAATTCTTGTAGAATTTTATGCGCGTTCATACCTTCTTCAA
Above is a genomic segment from Staphylococcus piscifermentans containing:
- the trpA gene encoding tryptophan synthase subunit alpha, which gives rise to MSKLFIPYIMGNKDFISNLKVLSDEGADIVEIGLPFSDPVADGPTIMEAGNKAIEEGMNAHKILQELKAHKEELKDTKYVLMTYYNIILHYGEEKFIQDCEEAGVYGLIIPDLPFELGEQLKARFKDSNVKIISLIAMTASDDRIQKIAQHAEGFIYTVTMNATTGENGQFHPELRNKIEYIQENAEVPVVAGFGIRNPEQVATLSEFTDGIVIGSEIVKRFANDSETSIREYLQSIRRALDETKATANS
- a CDS encoding aminoacyltransferase, which produces MKFTNLTTAEFGAFTDKMPYSHFTQMVGNYELKVAEGTETHLVGVKDNDDNVIAACLLTAVPVMKFFKYFYSNRGPVIDYDNKELVHYFFRELKAYVKQYNALYLRVDPYLPYQYRNHDGEITGNAGNDWIFDKMEDLGYHHQGFTTGFDPIIQIRFHSVLDLKDKSPQDVLKGMDSLRKRNTKKVKRNGVKIRFLGEEDMDIFRGFMEDTAEAKDFDDREDEFYYHRLKHYKDRVLVPMAYIDFNEYLNELGTEQKNLEKEINKAEKDLNKNPDNQKAAKKKANLEKQLEAHHQKVAEAKELQQKHGNELPISAGFFIINPFEVVYYAGGTANEFRHFAGSYAVQWEMINYAIEHGINRYNFYGISGHFTDDAEDAGVVKFKKGFNADVIEYVGDFIAPINKPMYKLYTTLKKIKDR
- a CDS encoding ABC transporter ATP-binding protein, yielding MLKLKNVSFSYAEQPVLEHLNLAISAGELIGVIGESGSGKSTLMELILGELEPDEGIIDSNTQRILPIFQQASQSFNPRQRLKIALQEPLKYYANAEKSFDQIVLPLMEQLDLDKSLLNRYPGQVSGGQLQRFNVLRTVMLQPDILICDEITASLDVIAENKLIDILKQIHAEQQSTMIMISHDIAVLNQIVDRIIVLNKRTIVDDFKTQDLFSDERNDYTKALIDVYQE
- a CDS encoding aminoacyltransferase, with product MKFTELTVKEYDNFVQNPSLESHYFQTKENIGTREADGFEVVLLGIKNDDNQVIAASLFSKIPTMGSYVYYSNRGPVMDYSDLGLVEFYLRELEKYLRQHQCLYVKLDPYWIYHIYDKDINPFPSRQQNDAIVNLFKAHGYQHHGFTTQYDSSSQVRWMGVLDLKDETPASIKKKFDSQRKRNINKAINHGVKVKFLGPDELDRFFKLYRETEERAGFASKTDDYFKNFIEHYGDKVLVPLAYIDLDEYIKSLQEGLNDKESRRDQMMAKENKSDKQLKKISELDKQIDHDQKELLKASELRQTDGSILDLAAGVYFTNAYEVNYFSGGSSEKYNQYMGPYMMHWYMINYCFEHGYDRYNFYGLSGDFTEDSEDYGVYRFKRGFNVQIEELIGDFYKPIQKVKYWIFTTLDNVRKKIKK
- a CDS encoding HdeD family acid-resistance protein, which codes for MSTKNIRWSSLLIGILFAIIAILAVSFPVQNIYAITWLIGIFFIANGIMELFFRRLTKAFVGISSGWILLLGILNIIFGILLIIFPGAGSTFIIYLFAFWFIFSSVLGIFVVTPEERTSKWYHFFSVLVNIIGVIAGIILLFNPLLGAFAVAFFVSVMFLLIGINYIFDAFAH
- a CDS encoding ATP-binding cassette domain-containing protein, which translates into the protein MTDYLLQLHHLNITDSNGNYLIRNLNLDILRDNVNVLIGQSGSGKSLTASVLVQQYPSALTVSFDSYLYQQQSIDNVKRLLGNKIGYISQNYAYSFNDHTKLKKQLLAIYRTHRDVSKAEAQQQIKRALGWVNLDSTEILEKYRFMLSGGQLERVYIASVLMLEPELIIADEPTAALDVINGKRIMDLIQHIAKEHHTTLLLITHNLSHVLKYADYINIIKNGEMVEQGSANYFKTAKLQPYTQQLFNARSKLIRKEDHHAET